From one Henriciella marina DSM 19595 genomic stretch:
- the cysD gene encoding sulfate adenylyltransferase subunit CysD: MMTDLTHLDRLEAESVHILREVAASMQNPVMMYSIGKDSSVLLHLARKAFYPGPIPFPLLHVDTTWKFKEMIAFRDALNDDPQTELLVHINQEGVEQGIGPFTHGSAVHTDVMKTQGLKQALDKYKFDAAIGGARRDEEKSRAKERIFSFRSAQHRWDPKTQRPELWSLYNTRIKPGESVRVFPISNWTELDIWQYIYQENIDLVPLYFAAERPVVERDGIMVMVDDDRLPLEPGETPQMKKVRFRTLGCYPLTGAVESSASTVTEIIEEMLRTTTSEREGRAIDKDAPASMEMKKQEGYF, encoded by the coding sequence ATCATGACAGACCTGACCCATCTCGACCGGCTTGAGGCTGAGAGCGTCCATATCCTGCGGGAAGTGGCCGCCTCGATGCAGAACCCGGTGATGATGTATTCCATCGGCAAGGACAGTTCCGTCCTGCTGCACCTGGCGCGCAAGGCGTTTTATCCCGGGCCCATCCCGTTCCCGCTGCTGCATGTCGATACGACCTGGAAGTTCAAGGAAATGATCGCCTTTCGCGATGCGCTCAATGATGATCCGCAGACGGAGCTTCTGGTTCATATCAATCAGGAAGGCGTCGAGCAGGGCATCGGACCGTTCACGCATGGCTCTGCGGTCCATACCGATGTGATGAAGACGCAAGGCCTCAAACAGGCGCTCGACAAGTACAAGTTCGATGCGGCCATTGGCGGGGCGCGGCGCGACGAGGAAAAGTCGCGCGCCAAGGAGCGGATCTTCTCTTTCCGTTCGGCCCAGCACCGCTGGGACCCGAAGACCCAGCGCCCGGAGCTCTGGTCGCTCTACAATACCCGCATCAAGCCCGGCGAGAGCGTGCGGGTCTTCCCGATCTCGAACTGGACCGAGCTCGATATCTGGCAGTACATCTATCAGGAGAATATCGACCTGGTGCCGCTCTATTTTGCCGCCGAGCGTCCTGTCGTGGAGCGCGACGGCATTATGGTCATGGTCGATGATGACCGCCTGCCATTGGAGCCTGGCGAAACCCCGCAGATGAAGAAGGTGCGGTTCCGCACGCTTGGCTGCTATCCGCTGACCGGCGCTGTGGAATCCTCTGCCTCGACCGTCACCGAGATCATCGAGGAAATGCTGCGCACCACGACCTCGGAACGCGAAGGCCGCGCCATCGACAAGGATGCGCCCGCCTCCATGGAAATGAAGAAGCAGGAGGGGTATTTCTGA
- a CDS encoding 3-deoxy-manno-octulosonate cytidylyltransferase has product MKTLIVIPARIGSTRFPAKPLHKIAGHSLVSRVADVAARVAAARSDVSYVIATDDQAIMDHANEIGAPAVMTDPDLASGTDRALAAARTQGEAPDFILNLQGDAPFTPPAYLDALIEAASTTDADVVTPVVQLDWAALDTIRDQKIREPFSGTSCIRRTDGMALWFSKQIIPAVRKEEELRAEGPLSPVFRHIGLYGFRMAALDRFASLPVGHYEALEGLEQLRFLENGMSILTVAVEPGANAMWGIDTPEDARFAETLIAAEGDPMEALR; this is encoded by the coding sequence ATGAAAACACTCATCGTCATCCCTGCCCGGATCGGGTCGACCCGCTTTCCGGCAAAGCCGCTTCACAAGATTGCGGGACATTCGCTCGTCTCGCGGGTCGCGGACGTCGCCGCCCGCGTGGCCGCCGCGCGCAGCGATGTGAGCTATGTCATCGCTACCGATGATCAGGCAATCATGGATCATGCAAACGAGATCGGCGCGCCCGCCGTGATGACGGACCCGGACCTTGCATCGGGCACCGACCGCGCGCTTGCCGCCGCCCGCACCCAAGGCGAAGCGCCAGACTTCATTCTGAACCTGCAGGGAGACGCGCCCTTCACGCCGCCCGCCTATCTGGACGCGCTCATCGAAGCGGCATCTACCACGGACGCAGATGTCGTCACGCCGGTCGTGCAGCTCGACTGGGCCGCGCTCGATACGATACGTGACCAGAAAATCCGCGAGCCTTTCAGCGGCACAAGCTGTATCCGCCGCACCGACGGCATGGCGCTCTGGTTCTCCAAACAGATCATCCCGGCCGTCCGCAAGGAAGAGGAACTGCGCGCGGAAGGCCCGCTTTCGCCGGTCTTCCGCCATATCGGGCTTTACGGCTTTCGGATGGCGGCGCTGGACCGGTTCGCCAGCCTGCCTGTTGGCCACTATGAAGCGCTTGAAGGCCTTGAGCAGCTGCGCTTCCTCGAAAACGGGATGAGCATTCTGACCGTCGCGGTGGAGCCCGGCGCAAACGCGATGTGGGGCATTGATACGCCAGAGGATGCGCGCTTTGCCGAAACGCTGATCGCCGCTGAGGGCGACCCGATGGAGGCCCTGCGCTGA
- a CDS encoding histidine phosphatase family protein, whose protein sequence is MAVDLYIVRHGNTFDKGDTVTRVGARTDLPLSVSGTAQAGALAEHFKDIAFTQAIAGPLKRTRQTADAILAAQASPPELEIGNFLREIDYGPDENQPEDAVIARIGQNALDAWERSATPPPGWRFDPVAIEGQWQSLFAKLVKSGTPGPVLIVTSNGIARFALTAGGLKPDASQQDTLKLKTGAYGRFTLSDDAELTLRDWNVRP, encoded by the coding sequence ATGGCTGTCGACCTCTATATTGTTCGCCACGGCAATACATTCGACAAGGGCGATACCGTCACCCGCGTCGGCGCGCGCACTGACTTGCCCCTGTCGGTTTCCGGCACCGCTCAGGCAGGCGCGCTTGCCGAGCACTTTAAGGACATCGCTTTCACGCAGGCCATTGCCGGCCCTCTGAAACGTACCCGGCAGACCGCTGATGCCATTCTCGCCGCGCAGGCGAGCCCCCCTGAGCTGGAGATTGGCAATTTCCTGCGGGAGATCGACTATGGCCCGGATGAAAACCAGCCAGAAGACGCGGTGATCGCCCGTATCGGACAGAACGCGCTCGACGCCTGGGAACGGAGCGCCACACCGCCGCCCGGCTGGCGGTTCGACCCGGTCGCCATCGAGGGCCAGTGGCAGAGCCTGTTCGCCAAACTGGTAAAGTCCGGTACGCCCGGACCGGTCCTCATCGTGACCAGCAATGGCATCGCCCGTTTCGCGCTGACGGCTGGCGGCCTGAAGCCGGATGCCAGCCAGCAGGACACGCTGAAGCTGAAAACCGGCGCCTATGGCCGCTTCACGCTGTCCGACGATGCCGAGCTTACCCTCCGTGACTGGAATGTAAGGCCGTAA